From a region of the Zingiber officinale cultivar Zhangliang chromosome 4B, Zo_v1.1, whole genome shotgun sequence genome:
- the LOC121978269 gene encoding pentatricopeptide repeat-containing protein At5g61800-like produces the protein MPSREFSHRQLFHLLHRRCKSLRHLKAIHAHATIHGLTSLYPSPILAKLIYTLTLLLPTAINHRSSLPAASTASVGYALSLFHAIPFPSAFPYNLLMRVHTLLSSPLSALLLYACMRRSAACTRLRHPFLADIVHCQAIVFGFADDLYVRNTLINTYSSFYSMPKARTIFDECPSLRDVVSYNILMDGYVKASQIEHTRNLFDGMPKRDVVRGLFFSYFKELVGKEVTVELKNDLAIRGTLHSVDQYLNIKLENIKVIDEDKYPHMLLHLSVASGIHDEETLEKTQLH, from the exons ATGCCATCGCGAGAGTTCTCCCACCGTCAGCTCTTCCATCTCCTCCATCGCCGCTGCAAGAGCCTCCGCCACCTCAAGGCCATCCATGCCCATGCCACCATCCACGGCCTTACCTCTTTGTATCCCTCCCCAATTCTCGCCAAGCTCATCTACACGCTCACCCTCCTCCTCCCCACCGCCATCAACCACCGTTCCTCCCTCCCTGCCGCATCAACCGCCTCTGTCGGATACGCCCTCTCCCTCTTCCATGCCATCCCCTTTCCATCTGCCTTCCCCTACAACCTCCTCATGCGTGTCCACACCCTTCTCTCCTCCCCTCTCTCCGCTCTCCTCCTCTATGCCTGCATGCGCCGCTCCGcg GCATGCACCCGCCTCCGCCACCCTTTCCTCGCCGACATCGTCCACTGCCAAGCGATCGTGTTTGGCTTCGCCGATGACCTCTACGTCCGTAACACTTTGATCAACACCTATTCTTCTTTCTACTCGATGCCCAAAGCAAGGACTATCTTCGACGAGTGCCCCTCGCTTCGTGATGTCGTTTCCTATAATATTTTGATGGATGGATATGTGAAGGCTAGCCAAATTGAGCACACGCGCAACCTGTTCGATGGAATGCCTAAAAGGGATGTAGTCCGTGGG CTCTTCTTCTCGTACTTCAAGGAGTTGGTAGGTAAAGAAGTGACAGTGGAGCTGAAGAACGATCTCGCCATCAGAGGAACCCTCCACTCCGTCGACCAATACCTCAACATCAAGCTTGAGAACATCAAAGTCATAGACGAAGACAAATACCCTCACATG CTCCTCCACCTCTCCGTCGCAAGTGGCATCCACGACGAGGAGACGCTGGAGAAGACACAGCTTCATTAA